One genomic window of Arvicola amphibius chromosome 4, mArvAmp1.2, whole genome shotgun sequence includes the following:
- the LOC119811047 gene encoding protein S100-A11-like yields the protein MSKPTETEQCIGSLIAVFQKYSGKDWNSCQLSKTEFLTFMNMELAAFTKNQKDLGVLDHMMKKLDLNSDGQLDFQEFLNLIGGLAAACHDSFLMSSQKRF from the coding sequence ATGTCCAAACCTACAGAGACTGAGCAATGCATCGGGTCCCTGATTGCCGTTTTCCAAAAGTACAGTGGGAAGGATTGGAACAGCTGCCAACTCTCCAAAACTGAGTTCCTCACCTTCATGAACATGGAGCTGGCTGCCTTCACGAAGAACCAGAAGGATCTTGGTGTCCTGGACCACATGATGAAGAAGCTGGATCTCAACAGTGATGGGCAACTAGATTTCCAAGAGTTTCTCAACCTTATTGGTGGCTTGGCTGCAGCATGCCATGATTCCTTTCTCATGAGTTCCCAGAAGCGTTTCTAa
- the Tfap4 gene encoding transcription factor AP-4 has protein sequence MEYFMVPTQKVPSLQHFRKTEKEVIGGLCSLANIPLTPETQRDQERRIRREIANSNERRRMQSINAGFQSLKTLIPHTDGEKLSKAAILQQTAEYIFSLEQEKTRLLQQNTQLKRFIQELSGSSPKRRRAEDKDEGIGSPDIWEDEKAEDLRREMIELRQQLDKERSVRMMLEEQVRSLEAHMYPEKLKVIAQQVQLQQQQEQVRLLHQEKLEREQQHLRTQLLPPPAPTHHPTVIVPAPAPPSSHHINVVTMGPSSVISSVSTSRQNLDTIVQAIQHIEGTQDKQELEEEQRRAVIVKSVRSCPEAHTSDTASDSEASDSDAMDQSREEPLGDGELP, from the exons ATGGAGTATTTCATGGTGCCCACTCAGAAGGTGCCCTCTTTGCAACATttcaggaaaacagagaaagaagtgaTAGGAGGGCTCTGTAG CCTTGCCAACATTCCTCTGACCCCCGAGACCCAGCGGGACCAGGAAAGGCGGATTCGGCGGGAGATTGCCAACAGCAACGAGCGGAGGCGCATGCAGAGCATCAACGCGGGCTTCCAGTCCCTCAAGACCCTCATTCCCCACacagatggagagaaactcagcaAG GCAGCCATTCTCCAGCAGACGGCAGAATACATCTTCTCTCTCGAGCAGGAGAAGACGAGACTTCTGCAGCAGAACACACAACTCAAGCGCTTCATCCAG GAGCTGAGTGGCTCATCCCCCAAGCGGCGACGGGCAGAAGACAAGGACGAGGGCATTGGCTCCCCTGACATCTGGGAGGACGAGAAGGCTGAGGACCTTAGGAGGGAGATGATTGAGCTTCGGCAACAGTTAGACAAGGAGCGGTCTGTGCGGATGATGCTGGAGGAGCAG GTGCGCTCCCTTGAGGCCCACATGTACCCGGAAAAACTCAAGGTGATTGCACAGCAggtgcagctgcagcagcagcaggagcaggtgcGGCTGCTGCATCAGGAGAAGCTGGAGCGGGAACAGCAGCACCTGCGGACTCAG cttctgcctcctccagcccCGACCCATCACCCCACAGTGATCGTGCCTGCACCAGCCCCGCCTTCCTCCCACCACATCAATGTTGTCACCATGGGTCCCTCCTCAGTCATCAGTTCTGTTTCTACGTCCCGGCAAAATCTGGACACCATTGTGCAG GCAATCCAGCACATTGAAGGCACCCAAGacaagcaggagctggaggaggaacaGAGACGAGCGGTGATTGTGAAGTCCGTCCGCAGCTGCCCAGAGGCTCACACCTCCGACACCGCCTCGGACTCTGAGGCCTCGGACAGCGACGCCATGGACCAGAGCCGGGAGGAGCCTTTGGGGGACGGGGAGCTTCCCTGA